The sequence atccatgagagcagagtatttttgtaattatttttaaacaaaagatcaaaaggttaagtATTACATGTGCAACTTCACCTCTGCTGGTTTTGCTGTGAATATTGTGATATTGCACAAGGTTTGTCAAGGAAACATGCTGTATGACTTCAGAAATGTAGATTTTTCCTTGTTAGCAATATTTACAGTTAGAAAATGAAAGATAGCATGATGTAATTTTGTGCCTGAGGGGAGGGCGAGATGGACTTTTCTCCAGTTTAATTTTTCACGTGGAACACATACCAGAGGACCAGGATCACCATTTGAGGAATTCATGGAGAAAGATGAACAGGCAGAGCTCACCCAGAACCAGACTGTGTTTACTTTTGGGTggaggtgaggatgggaggCTGTATGTCTGTCACAGATGTTGACTTATTTTGAATGATGGTACTCTGAGAGATAACGTTTATGTTATTGCAGTGCAGTACCATTAAGAATGAACTGTCAAAGTTTGGTTAATAGACCATCTCCCTCACATGATTACGGATTGATGGTATGTTCTTTGCACATACCTAACTCTTTCATGTAGATTTCATGTAGACCTGTAAATTCTATATGTAAAAACTACAGGACGTAAATTTTTTGGAATTCTTGTCCTCTTTTGTAGATAAATGCTATTGCAACATAATGTGGGttgtgctgtgtttttcctCCTCTACACAGAGTAATCTCACTGCTGCAAGTGCATGCATTTATAGAGAAATcaaggctgtgtcccaaactgcacaGTGTACTCTAAGtagtataattaaaatatagtGACACCAATAGTGCCAGGTTTCCAACCCTAGTCTTGGAGTTTCCCCTGCCCTGAATTTTGCAcacttgtactgtatgtgtacatatttCCTGCCAATTTTGACCCAACACTGCTGACACAGCTCAGACTGTGAATTTTTATATGAGGATTGCCAGGGTGACTCACAGCAGCTCTAAATCATTACATTATAGAGTAATTGTTTTTAGCAACAAAAAAGCTATGCGTTATAGCTGTAGATGATGCACTTTGTAATGTGAAATAATTGACTACTTTTATATGCACataaatattctgatattaatcagaatttgcCAGTATTCTAATTCGTATTGAGTCGTGTAAGGGGCACAATCTGATTGCCTGATTCAGATCAAGACAATATTCACATTCCCCAAATTCAGATTCCCACctctggaatatgcctgttttaatctgaaaggagatatatgtgcatactcagtctgcaaggaattgtgggtgctaacagatgcttagctgtagacTAGGAATTTAGGGATGGCcactcaggcatacttacagCAACCATGTTTACAgaatattctgatgcctgtaCCCATACAGTATAAAGATTGTgttcggaatatggctgcaacccgaatatagaccttaaacggaatttgatgtgcatataaacgtagtcaatgtcaTAACAATTTGGTAGACATGTTGTTCCTTTCAACTaatttcacagaaaaaaaaatggagggctttgttttgtatttaaGGTGTGAATCATGCAGCAAAATCTTTATTTTGGGATTGTTAGAACTCAGGAGAGATTTTTGTGTCTTATCTGATCAGATAAATTTTACTGAGAAAATATCTCATGTTTCTCTCTGATTTCATGTGATTTATATATGTTTGCAATGTACAGTATTAATATTCATTTGCGTCTCTGTCTGATGTGTTTCAGTGAATCCTCTGGGAACACTGTGGCATTAAACCCCACTTTGTCAGACTTCACCCTCCATTTTCCTCACGCTGTGGTGTCTGGCTCAGGTGAAAAGCGCAGGCCCCACCCTCCTGCATAATGACAGTGGCAACAGGAGATCCCTCAGATGAGGCAGCAGCACACCCAGGCCACCCTCAGGACTATGATGCTGAGGGAGAACAGGAATGCTGTGAAAGAGTTGTCATCAACATTTCAGGCCTACGATTTGAGACACAACTCAAGACCCTCTCACAATTTCCTGAGACATTGCTTGGTGATCCAAAAAAGCGGATGAGATACTTTGACCCTTTAAGGAATGAGTATTTCTTTGATAGAAACCGGCCAAGCTTTGATGCCATCCTCTACTACTACCAGTCTGGAGGAAGGTTACGGCGCCCTGTAAATGTGACTCTGGATATATTTTCAGAAGAAATTCGGTTTTATGAGCTTGGAGAGGAGGCTATTGAGATGTTCAGGGAGGATGAAGGGTTCATAAAGGAAGAAGAGAGGCCGTTGCCTGATAATGAATTTCAGAAGCAGGTCTGGTTGCTGTTTGAGTATCCAGAAAGTTCAGGACCAGCAAGGATTATAGCAATCATATCTGTCATGGTGATTCTTATTTCTATCGTCAGCTTCTGTCTGGAGACTCTGCCTATATTCCGTAGTGATGAAGAGGACATGCAGAAAGTCAACAAACATAATAGTAACTCCACCACAAGTCATGTGtccacctccttcactgacccTTTCTTCATACTGGAGACACTCTGCATTATTTGGTTCTCTTTTGAGTTCCTGGTTCGGTTCTTCGCCTGTCCCAGTAAAGCCAACTTCTTTGTGAACATAATGAATATGATTGATGTGGTGGCTATTATACCCTACTTCATTACACTAGGAACAGAACTGGCAGAGAAAGCAGAGGACGGCCAGCAAGGGCAGCAGGCCATGTCTTTAGCCATCTTGCGAGTCATCCGACTAGTGAGGGTCTTCAGGATCTTCAAGCTCTCACGTCATTCCAAGGGACTCCAGATTCTGGGGCAAACTCTGAAGGCCAGCATGAGAGAACTTGGGTTACttatcttcttcctcttcattgGAGTCATCCTCTTCTCCAGCGCCGTCTACTTTGCTGAAGCAGATGAACCTGAGTCCCAGTTCTACAGTATCCCAGATGCCTTCTGGTGGGCTGTGGTTTCTATGACGACTGTTGGCTATGGAGATATGGTACCCACTACCATTGGTGGCAAGATTGTTGGGTCTCTTTGTGCCATTGCTGGAGTGCTGACCATTGCCTTGCCAGTGCCTGTTATTGTCTCAAATTTCAACTACTTCTACCACCGTGAAACAGAGGGTGAGGAGCAAGCCCAATATCTGCAGGTTAACACTCCCAAAGCTGATTCCCAGGAAGAGTTGAAACGAAGTCAAAGTGGTTCTACCATCAGCAAATCTGACTATATGGAGATCCAAGAAGAACTGAACAACAGTAACGAGGACTTCCAGGGGGAGGACCTCAAAAAAGGCAATTGCACTTTGGCCAACACAAACTATGTGAATATCAAAAAAATGCTGACTGATGTATAATCAACTGAGATTATGTCATTGGAAAATGTGAGACAAGCATGAGGGAGATGGCAGCCTTAGTTTGCAAAAGTTCTGAGGCTTTAAAGCTATAAAGGATAAAGAGGATCACTATAAGTAAGAACCTTTGCTACTGATATGAAATTTTCTGTTCTGCTCAGAACAGATCAGCCCAGCTCAGAAAAGATCAGCCCAGCCACCTATGTAAGATCGTCTTCATAGTAAAACAATCATTTGAGTGTGCATGCAGTTAGCTTTCATTTCTGTGACTTTCACTGAAAAATCTAACTTCCCGTAACAGCAGAAACTGTAGAAACTAGAGGATGAAGGAACAACCTAGCTAAAAGGGTTAACAACTTTATGCCTCCAAAAATCATCCTTGTACCATGTATGTATCATCACAGCGTATCAAGCCCTCAAAGTTCAGCTACATCTCTTTGCTTCTCCAAAGAAAATATTATTGTGCTTCTTCTGGGGTAAGGAAAACAAGGCCTCATTAGtagtgtaataataatgatataagaTTATGAGAACAAAAACGTCCTCCATTGTTGTGCTGCTTATTATAGATGTCTGACAGAAGTAATATTTGAACATGATAAACTCCATACACTCAAATTAAATTAGCTCAAAGAATTTAAACAGCTTTTATTAGCATTATCACTATTTTCCTCCACACTGAAAATGTCCTGTAACAGtctgcttttgttttaaaaaccatcatCTATCCCAGTAGCCTACATATGTATGGACTATGCTCTCATGAAAGCAAGATTTATTGCAAAGCTTTCAAGACAGACTGAAAGTTTCTGTTCcatattttatgtttatgatAATGCAGTTAATCAAATTTATGCAGCGTGTATGTATATCATCTTTCTAATGATATAATCTATTATACAGACCAGATTATGCTGTTGTTTGCTGACCAAACTTGGGTTAAGGTCGGCTCTAAACTATAGTTAGGAAAACAATAAGACTGTCCTAATCTTGCACCAATTACAGTTGCACAATACGTTTAATAATGAAAACTAATGATCTTAttcaaacacactccaaaactCTGAATATCCTTAGAACACAAGCTGCCTGTACCAATGATGATATTATAGCCAAATTCATGTAGTGTAACAGTGATGTGATTATACAGTGATGTTACAATGGTACCACAGAAAAGAGCAGCtggtgttgtgttgtatttcaGCTTGCAGCTTCTGATCATTTCATTACTTTTTCTAAAGAGATGGTTGATATTCAATTTACCTGGGAAGTAAACAAGCCATATctactttacactgtaataAAGCTTAGCAAATATTTAGCCAACCGATATAATAAATTGGTAGCATCAATATCAatatatgaattattttattatcagtTATCAATAGTAATTACTTTATGCAGTGACTGATTTTAGATTTGcctataatttatatatatatatatatatatatatatatatatatatatatatatatatatatatatatatatatatatatatatatatatataatttgtaagGAAAGGCTTGATAGAACTTTTTAGACATACAGTTGGGTCCAACattctgagaccacattgaaaatctgggattttatttatttgtttgtgtgtttgtttgtttgtgtatttaaattggaaataaacagaaggttttagaattttatctatttaaaactcagaaaataaatgtaaaagtaactttattattcaagattctgcactatttctaagtccctatttcaaaatattataatataatatgatctcttctattgaagcatgtgttcagatgaaACTCTGATGGATTTGACCTAAAATGGATCATCAACTTTAACACAAACAAGAGGAGTCCATGCCATCACGAGTGTaaactgtcattaaagcaaaaaggggacataccaaatgctaagaaactctgaatttcgtgtaaatattttaaagattctactttttACTCAtgttgttgtcaataatataatttgcaatgaaaattgttgtattaaattagaaaagtaTGCTAAATAGAAGAATTTTCACTAGAGGTCTCAGACATTTGGGGCCCCACTGTATGTCTaatttgtgtgttgtgtgtactgtatattctcTAATATGATGGTCCTGAGCACCAGTGCTTCTttcaggttttgttttgttgttttttgaggagtttttttgttttattttgttttggtttgtctTGTCTTTGGCTGTCAAAGACATTGGGCACACAGTGAGCTTTAGGTAGTGGCAGAGTAGCAGTACATGATTAGAATTCTTTAACGGTACATTGCAGTAGCTGCAACTGCAGCGTTCCATTCCTCATTGCATCAGTTGACCTTCCCATTACATCTTCACACAACTGATACATATATGCCATGTTTACTTCTCTCATGACACAGAAAAGACTATAAATCAATATGTGACATTAGAGCTTAAGGAATTTCAATGCTATTGAGAGGGCTGCAAAGCCGTATAACTTTCATATCGGTCACACTGAGGTCATACTGCGGTAGCCTGAGATTTTTCCTAAGGCCAGTAGTGCTTTTACTTTCTTGTAAGGAACGGTCTTACAATGGCAGCTGCCAATGTGGCCAGATTTTAATCCTTTTTGGTTGTTCGAACTTCCAAAGGGACACTGAAGACTGCTTAACCAATGCATTGAGCTTCAATGCATTTTTGTGGGTTCATCTTCTGTTTTTTGCCAGGAAATAATGGAGGTGAAATGTTTTAGTGTAGCAATCATCTTATGCACATGGcgcatcttttttctttttttactttctgaAGAACAGACTGTATGTACTGAGGCAGAACTCCTCACAGCTGTTAGCTGTCAGCCATGTTTTTAGCTGAGACTAGAAGTGCATTCCTGTGAAGTTCATATTATGGTCATTTGCATTCAAGACCTTAGgcagaggtttaaaaaaaaattaaaagaaaagaaacctgGTGTATGCACAGTGTACATAGCCAGTGCCTATAGGATTTACATATAGTAACTTTAATGCAAGTGGACAGGGAGTTTTATTCTATGCATGGGAAGGTACACAGAAAGAATGTATCATCCCATTTCCTGCACACTTGAACACtggatgttttatttcttttatttcattttcacctGGAAGCATCATATGTTGGTCctcaaaatgaaaactttaTCTCTGTGAACATTTTCCTCATTGCATATTTAGCACTTTTAAAAGGCAGATTTTTGCAAACCACTGCCATCATATTGATTGcaggttttgtgtttgttttgggttgttgttgggttttttttaaattattattattattattggagcACTGAATGTCTTAAGGAATTGGTGTTATAAACATCTTACCTTTCATTCCATTGCCAAGGACTGGAAAAATGCAAACAGTCACCTCTTGTTCtattgtgtatttatgtatacaAAAGTGAATGTTAATAGGATATATCAAGCTTTATTGAGATACTTAAGTGCAATATAttagttaaaaatgaaaaggaacAATCTGTtctttctgaaacaatttattacCCAAACTACTATAGCCAATGAGATTTGCTTCATCATGTACACGTTTGCTCCATTATCATTAGCAGACCAAAcagaaaatctgtttaaacatgAATTTGTTTAACAGTacaatatttaacatttgactgaataTCAGTTAATAGTCGGCTTTGATTGAACACAAACATCCAAAGCCATTAAATATCTTTTTGATGTGGCTCAGTGTATTTCTGCTGCTTTCACTGAGGAAACATTTCATTAATGCTTGTGACTTCACTGAGTGCTGATATGGAACCGGCAAGGTTAAAAATGGATCTCATTACTCAATTATGCAAAACTGTTTTCGTGTGTGTTGAGCATGAATCTTAaactgtgtatctgtgtatctaTGTGCCACTGTTTGGAGAGTTTTAGAACTCTTAGCCAAGTTTGATTCATAAGGCACGGTCATCTTAGAGCTTTACACTTGTAGTCTGATCAGATGTTTAAATAATGCAGATTCACACTACACATATATGCagcattatactgtatgtaatgaaTGAGTTAAAGATCAGCAAGTCTGCATAGGTCTGTGCAAAATCTGTTATTCAAACATCTTCATTTTACCTGATGAGCTGCAGAGAAGCGCTTTGGACTGCAAGCATATGTGAAATGTAGCGTATACCTTTCATTCTTCATATTAGTGAAGCCTAGCAACTACAGTATGCTCTAGAATAcagccatttctttttttctatgaaaacaacatttacaacaacaacaaaaagaaccACACATAAGATTGGCATAGGGAGAGAAGTGAAATTCAGCACATTCTCTGGTTCTGAATGAGATGCACTTTATTAGTACAATAAGAAGACAATCTAATGATTGAGACTAAGCATATAACCTTTCCAAATGTCCATTCATGTCTTAATGCCAGATCAATAATGAAAATGAAGAAGCAATCTTAAACCCGTGTTGCGTTTTACTTTTCTGTGTTCAGTGTGCCATCTGTTTTGAGttcgtgtgtgagtgtgcatgtgtgtgtgtgtgtgtgtgtgtgtgtgtgtgtgagg comes from Ictalurus punctatus breed USDA103 chromosome 11, Coco_2.0, whole genome shotgun sequence and encodes:
- the LOC108271528 gene encoding potassium voltage-gated channel subfamily A member 2 — its product is MTVATGDPSDEAAAHPGHPQDYDAEGEQECCERVVINISGLRFETQLKTLSQFPETLLGDPKKRMRYFDPLRNEYFFDRNRPSFDAILYYYQSGGRLRRPVNVTLDIFSEEIRFYELGEEAIEMFREDEGFIKEEERPLPDNEFQKQVWLLFEYPESSGPARIIAIISVMVILISIVSFCLETLPIFRSDEEDMQKVNKHNSNSTTSHVSTSFTDPFFILETLCIIWFSFEFLVRFFACPSKANFFVNIMNMIDVVAIIPYFITLGTELAEKAEDGQQGQQAMSLAILRVIRLVRVFRIFKLSRHSKGLQILGQTLKASMRELGLLIFFLFIGVILFSSAVYFAEADEPESQFYSIPDAFWWAVVSMTTVGYGDMVPTTIGGKIVGSLCAIAGVLTIALPVPVIVSNFNYFYHRETEGEEQAQYLQVNTPKADSQEELKRSQSGSTISKSDYMEIQEELNNSNEDFQGEDLKKGNCTLANTNYVNIKKMLTDV